The Sphaeramia orbicularis chromosome 18, fSphaOr1.1, whole genome shotgun sequence genome contains a region encoding:
- the anapc10 gene encoding anaphase-promoting complex subunit 10, with the protein MATPSKTPPGADPKQLERTGTVREIGSQAVWSLSSCKPGFGVDQLRDDNLETYWQSDGSQPHLVNIQFRRRTTVKMLCIYADYKSDESYTPSKISVRVGNNFHNLQEIRQLEMVEPSGWIHISLLNQRTNEPISTFMIQIAVLANHQNGRDTHMRQIKVYTPVEESSIGKFPRCTTVDFMMYRTIR; encoded by the exons ATGGCCACCCCAAGTAAGACCCCCCCCGGCGCCGACCCCAAGCAGCTGGAGCGAACCGGGACGGTCCGGGAGATCGGATCCCAGGCAGTGTGGTCCCTGTCCTCCTGTAAACCTG GTTTTGGAGTGGACCAGCTGAGGGATGACAACCTGGAGACGTACTGGCAGTCCGACGGGTCCCAGCCTCACCTGGTCAACATCCAGTTCAG GAGGAGGACGACGGTGAAGATGTTGTGTATCTACGCTGATTATAAATCTGATGAGAGTTACACACCCAGTAAGATTTCTGTACGAGTGGGAAACAACTTCCACAACCTGCAGGAGAtcagg CAGTTGGAGATGGTGGAGCCCAGTGGGTGGATTCACATCTCTCTGTTGAATCAG CGGACCAACGAGCCCATCAGCACCTTCATGATCCAGATCGCGGTTTTGGCGAACCACCAGAACGGCAGAGACACACACATGAGACAGATCAAAGTCTACACACCTGTGGAGGAGAGCTCCATCGGAAAGTTCCCACGATGCACCACGGTGGACTTTATGATGTACCGCACCATCAGGTGA